A genomic segment from Drosophila willistoni isolate 14030-0811.24 chromosome 2L unlocalized genomic scaffold, UCI_dwil_1.1 Seg168, whole genome shotgun sequence encodes:
- the LOC6652521 gene encoding DNA replication factor Cdt1 — translation MAQPSVAAFFSNRKRAAVDDATTIKNRRLAEPAEIAAPQNISGVSSTPTGQDADIDSLKAMANGIRTRSGRQVKLIASTPQDSASKKKPISKIESHIKQPKLVQFIRKGNLSPRKQPPTPSKIDEEDISVYSQKTNEQTPKTNLAFVCKQNADNVQRGMRTPTKQILKDASPIKVAPGNDLKRQLTFDEVKTKISRSAKLQELKAVLARKAALEKQRKEQEERNRRLREAGPSPSKASQMGVQLKEFDTIELEVLTSPLKQFKTPTKLPPPTPGKNELMSPRHTDVSKRLLFSPAKNGSPVKLVEPPAYKRFASLVETSKAGQLPLPFKYRHLLDIFKGLDSVVAMFHNRKECITFKKLKPAVQRMLRKNFTESHLAQIKHVYPDAYIFSQMKMRNFGSVSKTDYFQLVISPNVEQLPEQQRMNKIDEDDVLASAQSTSMNPHVMTARIQRFHQLLLGRVMETHKSFVQSLDPPIVIDKALTRWHPQFDLESCPEVELGALPQPPNVEKYSSAKDILSTARNLFNCATPMERAMDRYEAKLQKDRAEAEVATATSKTLSATSSTAIQETSTATPTVKECSAPSDATPNLLKGLPKSLIEKIRAKQAAKALDAMTRRPSQDQEATKYTRLPELARHLHHAFITKPPRSTRTLEFVIEKIQNSYRTSLTPQDIEAHLKLLAKELPQWLSFLEVRRTMYLKIAKDMDMNKIIEKLETMANEKSK, via the exons CGTCTGGCGGAACCCGCTGAAATCGCTGCCCCCCAAAATATATCTGGAGTATCATCAACTCCCACAGGCCAAGATGCTGATATTGATAGTCTCAAGGCGATGGCCAATGGTATACGCACCCGTTCTGGTCGCCAAGTCAAACTTATTGCCTCTACTCCTCAAGACTCGGCGAGCAAAAAGAAACCCATTAGCAAGATTGAGTCACACATTAAACAGCCCAAACTGGTACAGTTCATCCGAAAGGGAAATCTCTCACCTCGCAAGCAACCGCCCACTCCCAGCAAGATCGATGAAGAGGATATATCAGTTTATTCCCAAAAAACTAATGAACAGACACCCAAAACTAATTTGGCATTCGTGTGCAAGCAAAATGCCGATAATGTTCAGCGAGGAATGCGAACGCCAACCAAACAAATCCTAAAGGATGCCTCGCCCATCAAAGTGGCGCCTGGCAATGATCTCAAGCGTCAACTGACATTTGATGAGGTCAAGACCAAGATCAGCCGCAGTGCCAAGCTGCAGGAGTTAAAGGCTGTGTTGGCTCGTAAAGCTGCCCTAGAGAAGCAACGAAAGGAACAAGAGGAGCGCAATCGACGTCTTCGTGAGGCCGGTCCATCCCCCTCAAAGGCATCGCAAATGGGAGTACAGCTGAAGGAGTTCGATACCATTGAGCTGGAGGTGCTCACAAG CCCCctcaaacaattcaaaacaCCCACAAAACTGCCACCACCCACACCTGGCAAAAATGAACTTATGTCGCCACGTCACACGGATGTATCGAAGCGTTTGCTCTTCAGTCCGGCCAAGAATGGTTCACCTGTCAAATTGGTGGAGCCGCCGGCTTATAAACGCTTTGCCAGCCTTGTGGAGACCAGCAAGGCGGGACAACTGCCATTGCCATTCAAGTATCGGCATTTGCTAGATATTTTCAAGGGCCTAGACTCGGTGGTGGCCATGTTCCACAACCGCAAGGAATGTATCACCTTTAAGAAGCTGAAGCCAGCCGTGCAGCGAATGTTGCGCAAAAATTTTACCGAATCGCACTTGGCCCAAATCAAGCACGTTTATCCGGACGCTTACATCTTTAGCCAGATGAAGATGCGAAACTTTGGATCGGTGTCGAAGACTGATTATTTTCAACTGGTCATCAGTCCGAATGTTGAGCAGTTGCCGGAACAGCAGCGAATGAATAAGATCGACGAGGACGATGTGCTCGCGTCGGCCCAGTCGACGTCTATGAATCCACATGTCATGACGGCTCGCATTCAACGTTTCCACCAGTTGCTCCTCGGGCGTGTCATGGAAACACATAAGAGTTTTGTCCAATCCTTAGACCCACCTATTGTTATTGACAAGGCCTTGACACGCTGGCATCCGCAGTTCGATTTGGAGAGCTGCCCAGAGGTCGAACTGGGTGCACTGCCTCAACCGCCAAATGTGGAGAAGTACTCTTCAGCCAAAGATATACTATCCACGGCTCGAAATCTCTTTAATTGTGCAACGCCTATGGAACGGGCCATGGATCGGTATGAGGCTAAATTGCAAAAGGACCGGGCAGAAGCGGAGGTTGCCACCGCGACTTCGAAAACCTTAAGTGCCACATCATCAACTGCAATACAGGAGACTAGCACAGCCACGCCCACAGTAAAAGAGTGTTCGGCCCCATCTGATGCAACTCCCAATCTTCTAAAGGGTCTGCCCAAATCTCTTATAGAGAAAATACGAGCCAAACAGGCAGCCAAAGCTTTAGATGCGATGACACGACGTCCATCACAGGATCAGGAGGCCACCAAATATACGCGACTGCCGGAACTGGCGCGTCACTTGCACCATGCATTCATCACCAAACCCCCCAGAAGCACTCGCACTCTTGAGTTCGTTATcgaaaagattcaaaatagctaCCGGACAAGTTTAACACCGCAGGATATTGAGGCGCATCTTAAGCTGCTGGCCAAGGAGTTGCCCCAATGGCTATCTTTCCTCGAGGTTAGAAGGACCATGTATCTTAAGATTGCCAAAGACATGGACATgaacaaaataattgaaaaactaGAGACAATGGCAAATgagaaaagtaaataa